One window from the genome of Candidatus Stygibacter australis encodes:
- the mltG gene encoding endolytic transglycosylase MltG: MRRFGILLILLLLITILIFVIYYFQSYEVEETIINIPEGNSALQIANILHSQNIIQSRLLFNLYVRLHRIDKHLSYGKYLFRGKLNLKKVSKILTSAKIMLRPVTIPEGLSLRKTCQILSRSGFGSYSDFMSICEDSVFAAKLVGFPVRSLEGFLFPETYLISDEASVEYIIKTLVNEYFKQTEDIDFSKGPLDRYSSLILASIVERESHYYNEMPLVAGVYLNRLEDKHRLQADPTVAYILDEQGKRRKKIYYKDLKIDSPYNTYKYTGLPPTPICSPGKVAIKSAVMPQQTDYYFFFASSGGRHEFSRTYREHLRKQNELKKNAS, from the coding sequence ATGCGAAGATTTGGTATATTATTAATATTACTTTTGCTGATCACTATTTTGATCTTTGTGATATACTATTTTCAATCCTATGAAGTCGAAGAGACGATCATCAATATTCCAGAAGGAAACTCAGCCTTACAAATAGCCAATATACTGCATTCACAGAATATAATCCAGAGCCGTTTATTATTTAATCTTTATGTGCGGTTACACAGGATAGATAAGCACTTAAGTTATGGTAAATACCTTTTCCGGGGAAAATTGAATCTGAAAAAAGTCAGCAAGATATTAACCTCAGCAAAAATCATGCTGCGACCAGTTACGATTCCTGAAGGACTTAGTCTGCGCAAGACCTGTCAGATATTATCAAGGTCCGGATTTGGTTCATATAGTGATTTTATGAGCATTTGTGAGGATTCAGTATTTGCTGCAAAATTAGTTGGTTTTCCTGTACGCTCGCTGGAAGGTTTTTTATTTCCTGAAACTTATCTGATATCAGATGAGGCATCCGTGGAATATATCATCAAGACGCTGGTAAATGAATATTTTAAGCAGACAGAAGATATCGATTTCAGCAAGGGACCACTGGACAGGTATTCGAGCTTGATTTTGGCATCAATAGTAGAGCGTGAATCTCATTATTACAATGAGATGCCACTTGTGGCAGGAGTATATTTGAACCGTCTTGAGGATAAGCATCGGCTGCAGGCAGATCCAACTGTGGCTTATATCCTTGATGAGCAGGGTAAACGGCGCAAGAAGATATATTATAAGGATTTAAAGATAGACTCACCTTATAATACATATAAATACACAGGATTGCCACCTACTCCAATATGCAGTCCGGGCAAAGTAGCGATAAAAAGCGCTGTTATGCCACAGCAAACAGATTATTATTTCTTTTTTGCCTCATCAGGAGGGCGTCATGAATTTTCCAGAACCTACCGTGAGCATTTGCGAAAGCAGAATGAGTTAAAAAAGAATGCAAGTTGA
- the ruvX gene encoding Holliday junction resolvase RuvX — MKMDIYRLLAIDYGEKRVGIALSDPMRTISKPYRVLANAPGLWDELNSIIISEKVGRIILGLPLNFEGEDTQKTREVRAFGEELTRRVDIPWEFYDESFTSQDANQSLKTMGYSVKESRKVIDMVAAALILRNYLENK; from the coding sequence ATGAAAATGGATATATACAGGTTATTAGCTATAGATTATGGTGAAAAGCGTGTGGGAATAGCGCTAAGTGACCCAATGCGGACAATTAGTAAACCTTATCGGGTGCTTGCCAATGCCCCAGGATTATGGGATGAACTGAACTCCATTATAATAAGTGAAAAAGTGGGCAGGATCATTTTGGGTCTGCCTTTGAATTTTGAGGGAGAAGATACGCAAAAGACCAGGGAAGTAAGGGCATTTGGTGAAGAATTGACCAGACGAGTGGATATTCCCTGGGAATTTTATGATGAGAGCTTTACCTCTCAGGATGCTAACCAGTCACTGAAAACAATGGGCTATAGCGTGAAAGAGAGCCGGAAAGTGATTGATATGGTGGCAGCAGCCCTGATCTTACGTAATTATCTGGAAAATAAATAA